The Lepeophtheirus salmonis chromosome 1, UVic_Lsal_1.4, whole genome shotgun sequence genome has a segment encoding these proteins:
- the LOC121127039 gene encoding uncharacterized protein → MSEDNIDKNTMSSDLTTTLKRMRSAERNVKQHQRRRRRKRKRSLHDAPFNSTSFLINDHSDTVQYLDRFLGSGEQKEEGLVGQEKLKGPDLSYSLEEDSFYSSPEDEGSFLCKEFIKDYNRVRSDRLISMSKSDLINEYVAMEGRIEILEERLTEIAEREEAIKDRVHYDFSKGEVPMSPEIAEKIRIFQKEIHSLEIENLKLREENKVLSSSTSSSGSSSSSSSSSSSSSSSSSSSSSEDDDSGGEEVMAEEGADEGRLSPARSADKVSQEESAHDTGYESAAPLLRDDDDHGPDLISDNAVSSSSSS, encoded by the coding sequence ATGTCGGAGGATAACATTGATAAGAATACAATGTCAAGTGACCTTACAACAACGTTGAAGAGAATGAGGAGCGCGGAAAGGAATGTGAAACAGCATCAAAGACGCCGTCGACGAAAGAGGAAGCGTAGTCTCCATGATGCACCCTTTAATTCCACCTCATTTCTTATCAATGACCACAGCGATACTGTTCAGTATCTGGATCGGTTTTTGGGTAGTGGAGAACAGAAGGAGGAAGGGTTGGTTGGGCAAGAAAAGTTAAAAGGCCCTGACCTAAGTTATTCACTGGAAGAGGACTCCTTTTATTCCTCTCCCGAGGACGAAGGATCCTTTCTTTGTAAAGAGTTTATTAAAGACTATAACAGAGTCCGAAGCGATAGGCTCATTTCCATGAGTAAGTCTGATCTCATCAACGAATATGTAGCCATGGAAGGAAGGATCGAGATCTTGGAAGAGAGGCTGACGGAGATTGCCGAAAGAGAAGAAGCCATTAAAGATAGGGTCCACTATGATTTTTCTAAAGGAGAAGTTCCCATGAGTCCGGAAATTGCAGAGAAAATccgcatttttcaaaaagaaatccattCCTTGGAAATCGAGAATCTGAAACTCCGAGAAGAGAATAAAGTCCTTTCTTCCTCCACTTCTTCCTCTGGTTCGAGCAGCTCCAGTTCGagttcctcttcttcttcttcatccaGTTCATCATCCTCTTCGTCGGAGGATGATGATAGTGGAGGGGAGGAGGTTATGGCGGAGGAAGGGGCCGATGAGGGCCGACTCTCTCCGGCAAGATCCGCTGACAAAGTCTCCCAAGAGGAGTCTGCGCATGATACTGGATATGAAAGTGCGGCGCCGCTGCTCAGGGATGACGATGATCATGGTCCTGATCTCATTTCTGACAATGCTGTCTCATCCTCTTCCTCCTCATAA